In the genome of Pelotomaculum isophthalicicum JI, one region contains:
- a CDS encoding response regulator yields the protein MKKSIIFVDDEPNIIQGLKRMLRSERDNWVMFFAGSGKEALDILSNNHIDIIVTDMRMPEMDGAELLEQVANHYPGTVRIVLSGHSDREMILRSTKFTHQFLIKPCDADTLKYTLERACLLQGLVRDEELLRLINGIVNLPSLPDKLAMLLKEIQAPDSSLKKIGDIIAQDVTMTARVLQMVNSAFFGLPKRVTNPQQAVTLLGTDTIKGLVLYVNIFSAIEPTTEVVFSMEALWRHSIMVGNIAKSIAYLELNDQELADEAFITGMLHDIGKLLLSQVPKYNQGIKHLPNEKRINFVDAEYELMGTSHSEVGAYLLGLWGFSDSVVKSVAYHHTPVKSMSVEFTPLTAVHVANALELQEDCIDLTYLESLNLTNKIAVWMELCNKTKKEVYA from the coding sequence ATGAAAAAATCAATTATCTTTGTTGATGATGAGCCGAATATTATTCAAGGACTTAAACGAATGCTGCGAAGTGAACGGGATAATTGGGTAATGTTTTTTGCCGGCAGCGGAAAAGAAGCTCTGGATATTTTATCAAATAACCACATCGATATTATTGTTACCGACATGCGCATGCCGGAAATGGACGGCGCGGAATTACTCGAACAAGTCGCCAATCATTATCCCGGCACAGTACGGATTGTTCTTTCAGGACATTCAGATAGAGAGATGATTTTAAGATCTACAAAATTCACTCACCAATTTTTGATTAAGCCATGCGATGCCGATACATTAAAATATACATTAGAACGGGCTTGTTTATTGCAAGGCTTGGTCAGAGACGAAGAATTGCTGAGGTTGATCAATGGAATAGTTAATCTACCCAGCCTGCCGGATAAATTAGCCATGCTTTTGAAAGAAATCCAGGCGCCTGATTCATCACTAAAAAAAATCGGTGATATTATTGCGCAAGACGTCACAATGACCGCGAGAGTCCTCCAAATGGTAAACTCAGCTTTTTTCGGTCTTCCGAAAAGGGTAACAAACCCGCAGCAGGCGGTGACTTTACTCGGTACTGACACGATCAAGGGGCTTGTGCTTTACGTGAACATTTTTTCCGCAATTGAACCAACAACAGAAGTGGTGTTCTCAATGGAGGCTCTGTGGCGACATAGCATAATGGTAGGTAATATTGCCAAGAGTATTGCTTACTTGGAACTAAACGACCAAGAACTCGCTGATGAAGCTTTTATAACGGGAATGCTCCATGACATAGGTAAGCTCTTGCTAAGCCAGGTTCCTAAATATAACCAGGGCATAAAACATCTGCCAAATGAAAAAAGGATAAATTTCGTTGACGCCGAATACGAACTCATGGGAACATCACATTCCGAAGTGGGCGCATATCTTTTGGGGTTATGGGGATTTTCCGATTCCGTCGTCAAATCAGTCGCTTATCACCATACTCCGGTGAAATCCATGAGTGTTGAATTTACACCACTAACAGCGGTACATGTGGCCAACGCCCTGGAGTTGCAGGAAGATTGCATTGATTTAACTTATTTAGAATCGCTAAACCTAACAAACAAAATAGCAGTATGGATGGAATTATGCAATAAAACAAAAAAGGAAGTTTATGCATGA
- a CDS encoding CBS domain-containing protein, producing the protein MKVKDKMVRNVVTVNADVSIKEALNLMRTKDCRRLPVLDNKGTLVGIVVEHDIEKVLCRPGGYPETPVSWAMSYKYVFIVNPEDDIVSAAKLMLDKKISSLPVLDEGKIVGIITSADMLQVVIDTYSSVK; encoded by the coding sequence ATGAAAGTCAAGGACAAGATGGTACGGAATGTGGTTACTGTAAATGCTGATGTTTCAATCAAAGAAGCCTTGAACTTAATGCGGACGAAAGACTGTAGGAGACTACCGGTACTTGACAATAAAGGCACTCTGGTGGGTATTGTTGTAGAACACGATATTGAAAAAGTCCTTTGTCGTCCGGGTGGTTATCCCGAAACGCCTGTTAGTTGGGCAATGAGCTATAAATATGTTTTTATAGTAAATCCCGAAGATGATATTGTTTCAGCGGCTAAACTGATGTTGGACAAAAAAATAAGCAGCCTGCCGGTTTTAGATGAAGGAAAAATAGTAGGAATTATAACTTCTGCGGATATGCTTCAAGTAGTTATTGATACATACTCATCTGTAAAATAG
- a CDS encoding PAS domain S-box protein, translated as MRDKLKILLVDDSKVFWMYLRKAFEESDVKAEITGALNMTSGISLIKNKPFDCIILDYMLPDGNGFLILQEMRASGIKTPVIVLTGHGDEQVAVTMMKAGANDYIPKSQISPGRLSQSIRSVIYSHLMEEHVKQVEKELKESKEFFESIVKTAKALIVGLDLKGFVSLFNYHCEEVTGWKKEDAIGKEWIPNFIPAKSRQQAEDTFKKFIDGNEGFEHESPILTIEGKERFIDWNYSTLQDSHGNLSLVLGIGVDVTDRKMMEEALRESEQRFRVIFEGAALGIALADNKGHILESNTEFQKMLGYCNEELRKMVFTDFTHPDDVLIDSGLHKELMAGERNHFHIEKRYIRKDGELLWASLTVSLVRDTNGNPKFAIVMVKNITEGKKAEESLRRRLSYEKLIANVSYIAASAEDIKDFLYDSLQRIGQTLDTSRILFWEYASDTDIYSNSYEWVDAGVPSQPGECQRIPSSTVPWFDAMMKKNEIINYSDTEIIPSIQEKELLHSLGVKSILAIPLYVNKTYHGFISFYQTQKYRVWPDEDIDILKTIVQIIAGTIERKGTENALRLSEDRYRSIFEGSKDTIYIVSKDGSFIEVNPAGLELIGYTMDELKLMNETQVYVDPSKRSAYVQEMQTKGFVKDYPVELKKKNGQTIYGLLSATAKKEQNGQVQFQGILRDITESKKAEEALREAHAQIKQLLASISSILIGVSSNELVNQWNTAAEKSFGITAGEVLGKSFLKCGIQWDWGKVVKHLDISKEKNLPVQMDDLRYTRPDGKDGLLRLHVNLIEDTAGRQWGYVLLGTDITEQKRIESQLALSQKMESIGQLAAGIAHEINTPMQYIGDNTRFFKDTFRDILDMLEKYKDILIKTEGGIVPVELIEEMKVMEKKLDLEYLTEETPRAIEQSLEGIDRVRKLILAMKDFSHPGRSEKSLSDINKAIESTVTISRNEWKYVADLETILDPGLPLVFCAIDQINQAVLNMIVNAAQAIKEIVKEGPAQKGKITIETSYSKPFIEITIRDTGKGIPQSIIHKIFDPFFTTKEVGKGTGQGLTISHDIIVNKHKGTIEVYSEVGKGTVFVIKLPVHSEEDKKQVL; from the coding sequence ATGCGAGACAAACTAAAAATACTTTTAGTTGACGATAGCAAGGTATTCTGGATGTACTTGCGGAAAGCGTTTGAGGAAAGCGATGTTAAAGCCGAAATTACAGGTGCGCTAAACATGACCTCTGGTATTTCTTTGATCAAGAACAAACCCTTTGACTGTATTATACTTGACTATATGCTCCCCGACGGAAATGGGTTCTTAATACTTCAAGAGATGCGCGCATCCGGCATTAAAACACCGGTTATCGTGCTTACCGGTCATGGTGACGAGCAGGTTGCCGTTACAATGATGAAAGCCGGCGCTAATGATTACATCCCCAAGTCGCAGATTTCTCCGGGCCGTTTAAGCCAGAGTATACGGAGCGTCATTTATTCCCATTTAATGGAAGAACACGTTAAGCAAGTAGAAAAGGAACTTAAAGAATCTAAAGAATTCTTCGAAAGCATTGTTAAAACAGCCAAAGCTTTAATTGTAGGGTTAGATCTTAAAGGGTTCGTTTCATTGTTTAATTACCATTGTGAAGAAGTCACTGGTTGGAAGAAAGAGGATGCTATCGGCAAGGAATGGATTCCTAATTTTATTCCTGCAAAGTCCCGTCAGCAAGCAGAAGATACCTTCAAAAAATTTATTGACGGAAATGAAGGGTTTGAGCACGAAAGTCCTATTCTAACAATCGAAGGGAAAGAACGTTTCATTGATTGGAATTATAGTACTTTGCAGGATTCCCATGGCAATCTCTCGCTGGTCTTAGGTATAGGTGTTGATGTAACCGACCGGAAGATGATGGAAGAAGCATTACGTGAAAGTGAACAACGGTTTCGTGTAATATTTGAGGGGGCGGCCTTAGGTATAGCGTTGGCCGATAATAAAGGCCACATTCTTGAGAGCAACACAGAATTTCAAAAAATGTTGGGCTACTGTAACGAAGAATTACGCAAAATGGTTTTTACCGATTTTACTCATCCGGACGACGTCTTAATCGACTCAGGTCTCCATAAAGAGCTGATGGCGGGGGAAAGGAACCATTTTCATATAGAGAAGCGTTACATTCGGAAAGACGGGGAACTGCTTTGGGCCAGTTTAACAGTATCTCTTGTACGAGATACTAACGGTAACCCCAAGTTCGCCATTGTCATGGTGAAAAATATAACCGAAGGTAAAAAAGCGGAAGAATCGTTGAGAAGAAGGTTGTCCTATGAAAAATTGATAGCGAACGTATCATATATAGCTGCGTCAGCCGAGGACATTAAAGATTTTCTATATGATTCATTACAGAGAATAGGCCAGACCCTGGATACAAGTCGGATACTTTTTTGGGAGTATGCCAGCGATACCGATATCTATAGTAACAGTTATGAGTGGGTAGACGCAGGAGTGCCCTCACAACCAGGTGAATGTCAGAGAATTCCGTCAAGCACGGTTCCCTGGTTTGACGCCATGATGAAAAAGAACGAGATCATAAATTACAGCGATACAGAAATTATCCCAAGCATTCAGGAAAAAGAATTACTACATTCATTAGGTGTGAAATCAATTCTTGCAATTCCTCTTTATGTTAATAAAACCTATCACGGTTTTATCAGTTTCTATCAAACTCAAAAATATCGTGTTTGGCCGGACGAAGACATCGATATACTGAAGACAATTGTTCAGATCATTGCCGGCACTATCGAGCGTAAAGGCACAGAGAACGCGCTGCGGCTGAGTGAAGACAGATACCGCTCCATTTTTGAGGGCTCTAAAGATACCATCTATATCGTCAGCAAGGACGGTTCTTTCATTGAAGTGAATCCCGCCGGGCTGGAACTGATTGGTTATACTATGGATGAGCTGAAATTGATGAATGAAACGCAAGTATATGTAGATCCTTCAAAGAGATCTGCATATGTGCAAGAGATGCAAACAAAGGGTTTCGTAAAAGACTACCCGGTTGAACTAAAGAAAAAGAATGGTCAAACAATTTATGGTCTATTGAGTGCCACCGCTAAAAAGGAACAAAACGGCCAAGTTCAATTTCAAGGCATATTGAGGGACATCACAGAAAGCAAGAAAGCGGAAGAAGCGTTAAGAGAAGCGCATGCTCAAATCAAACAATTGCTGGCTTCAATATCTTCTATTCTGATAGGTGTTTCATCAAACGAATTAGTCAATCAATGGAACACAGCAGCGGAAAAAAGTTTTGGAATAACCGCCGGCGAAGTGCTTGGGAAATCTTTCCTCAAATGTGGAATCCAGTGGGATTGGGGTAAAGTGGTTAAGCATTTGGACATAAGCAAAGAAAAGAACCTGCCGGTTCAAATGGATGACCTGCGTTACACCCGCCCGGACGGAAAAGACGGCTTGTTAAGATTACACGTTAACCTTATAGAAGATACCGCCGGGAGACAGTGGGGATACGTTCTATTAGGGACGGATATTACTGAACAAAAACGAATTGAGTCGCAATTGGCTTTGTCACAAAAAATGGAGTCCATCGGGCAATTAGCGGCGGGGATAGCACACGAAATTAACACCCCCATGCAGTATATAGGTGACAATACAAGGTTTTTTAAAGATACCTTTAGAGACATCCTGGACATGCTGGAAAAATACAAGGATATTTTGATAAAGACAGAGGGCGGGATAGTTCCCGTTGAATTGATTGAAGAAATGAAAGTTATGGAGAAAAAATTGGATTTAGAATACTTGACAGAAGAAACTCCAAGGGCAATCGAGCAGTCCCTGGAAGGGATCGACAGGGTAAGAAAACTCATTTTGGCAATGAAAGATTTCTCTCATCCCGGAAGGTCGGAAAAGTCACTTTCCGATATAAATAAAGCGATAGAGAGCACAGTCACAATATCCAGAAACGAGTGGAAGTATGTTGCCGACCTGGAAACTATCCTGGATCCGGGATTACCTCTGGTTTTCTGTGCAATAGATCAAATCAACCAGGCTGTTTTAAATATGATTGTTAACGCAGCCCAAGCCATTAAAGAGATCGTGAAAGAAGGCCCCGCACAGAAAGGAAAAATTACCATTGAAACAAGTTATTCCAAGCCTTTTATCGAGATAACCATAAGGGATACCGGAAAAGGAATCCCTCAATCGATTATACATAAAATATTTGATCCGTTCTTTACTACTAAAGAAGTTGGCAAAGGTACCGGCCAGGGTCTGACCATCTCTCATGATATCATTGTAAATAAGCACAAGGGTACCATCGAAGTGTATTCAGAAGTAGGCAAAGGAACAGTATTCGTTATAAAGCTGCCTGTTCATAGCGAAGAAGACAAGAAACAAGTTCTGTAA
- a CDS encoding potassium channel family protein: MEKYPFGMLISVTFGCGKFNMNNMNLIDGHILFKLAEFKGKLLNFFESTINELIFEDCLFTGHVDMSLKKCKTLIVENCIIEKSFDLISSSRRIVNIECLTVLNTKNLGRIDIDWTTNNVKKMIYAQGKTTNYQDKANQFRMLKENFRNIGHYKNEDFAYVEFKRCESMSELRGEDLLHQKNKQFIQIRRCIAFPFRWFILDFVGNYATNPLRIIGFKLITIFIFAGLYTMPFVKLNGDKAFFQSTNNPLLNKFAKALYHSIETILTIGYGDVNPDNICTTLLSGFEGFLGLFLMSYFTVAFVRKILR, translated from the coding sequence ATGGAGAAGTATCCTTTCGGAATGCTAATTTCCGTAACATTTGGTTGCGGAAAATTCAACATGAATAATATGAATTTAATAGATGGTCATATTTTATTCAAGTTAGCTGAATTTAAAGGAAAACTGCTAAATTTTTTTGAAAGTACCATAAATGAGCTTATTTTTGAAGATTGTTTATTTACAGGACATGTGGATATGAGCCTAAAAAAATGTAAGACGTTGATTGTTGAAAACTGTATTATTGAAAAATCATTTGATCTAATTTCATCAAGTAGAAGAATAGTTAATATAGAATGCCTTACTGTTCTAAATACAAAAAATTTAGGTCGGATTGATATCGATTGGACAACTAATAATGTCAAAAAAATGATTTATGCCCAAGGAAAAACAACCAACTATCAGGATAAAGCCAATCAATTTAGAATGCTGAAAGAAAATTTTCGCAATATCGGTCATTATAAAAATGAAGATTTTGCTTATGTTGAGTTTAAAAGATGTGAGAGCATGTCAGAACTTAGAGGTGAAGATTTACTGCACCAGAAGAATAAACAGTTCATTCAAATAAGGAGATGCATAGCATTCCCCTTTAGATGGTTTATCCTTGATTTTGTAGGAAATTACGCGACAAACCCATTGAGAATTATTGGATTCAAACTTATTACTATTTTTATTTTCGCAGGGTTGTACACAATGCCATTTGTCAAATTGAATGGAGACAAAGCATTTTTTCAGTCAACAAACAATCCATTGCTAAATAAATTTGCCAAAGCATTGTATCATAGTATTGAAACAATTCTCACGATAGGATACGGTGACGTAAATCCGGATAATATTTGTACTACGTTGTTGTCTGGTTTTGAGGGTTTTCTGGGATTATTTCTTATGTCTTATTTTACCGTTGCATTTGTAAGGAAAATATTAAGGTAA
- a CDS encoding PAS domain S-box protein, protein MDSPAEKDKTIKAFQESQEQYRYVVNNLKEVVFQTDPAGKWTFLNPAWTEITGYHIEESIGTNIINYIHSDDRQQSLDTYRNLIDRKIEFCRYTVRFVTKEKDLRWTEIFACLTFDAENNITGITGTLNDVTERILLLNELQQAKETAEEAFREKSGELRAAHQQLLDIIDFLPDATFVVNQEKKVIAWNKSMEKMTGVPKEEILGKGDQAYSIPFFGSKEKVLIDYIFLTDKEKLNNKQIQIIGTTYYLERFVPSLNKGEGAYLWAMASPLFDSEGNLVGAIQSIRDITHRKRYEDAIAAEKEKLAVTLRSIGDGVITTDTNHNIELVNKAAEDITGWTQEEASGRPLDKVFHLAEEKSGQVYSKPLEEILKNPNNTDITSHIILMAKDGARKIITLNVSRIKDKDDIGNVLVFRDITERKRLEAQLALSQKMESIGQLAAGIAHEINTPMQYVGDNTRFLQDAFQDFHDVLKSYRELIQAAEEEGVSKELSAKVRQKEKDIDIDYLIGEIPQAIAQSLDGIKRVSQIVLAMKEFSHPGKKEKTLSDINRAIASTVIISRNEWKYVSDLETILEPNLPLVKCVIDEINQVILNMIINAAHSIKEVVEKNSAPKGKITIITRNAGTHVQILISDTGAGIPPSIIQKIYEPFFTTKEVGKGTGQGLAIAHDIIINKHKGNLNVESELGKGTTFTISLPLTETDSNN, encoded by the coding sequence TTGGACAGTCCGGCAGAGAAAGATAAAACAATAAAAGCGTTTCAAGAAAGCCAGGAGCAGTATCGCTACGTTGTTAACAACTTAAAAGAGGTTGTCTTCCAGACAGACCCGGCAGGAAAGTGGACTTTCCTCAATCCAGCCTGGACAGAAATCACCGGATATCATATAGAAGAGAGTATCGGTACAAACATAATTAATTATATTCATAGTGATGATCGCCAACAATCTTTAGATACCTATAGAAATCTCATTGATCGTAAAATCGAATTCTGCAGGTACACAGTGAGGTTTGTAACTAAAGAGAAAGACCTTCGCTGGACGGAGATTTTCGCCTGTTTGACCTTTGACGCGGAAAACAATATTACTGGTATAACCGGGACATTAAATGACGTTACCGAGCGAATTTTGTTGCTGAACGAATTGCAACAGGCCAAGGAAACCGCGGAAGAAGCCTTCCGGGAAAAAAGCGGGGAACTGCGTGCCGCACACCAACAGCTTTTAGATATTATCGACTTTCTCCCCGACGCAACCTTTGTAGTCAACCAAGAAAAGAAAGTGATCGCCTGGAATAAATCCATGGAAAAAATGACGGGTGTACCCAAAGAAGAAATTCTTGGTAAAGGTGACCAAGCTTACAGTATTCCTTTTTTCGGCAGCAAGGAAAAAGTCCTGATTGATTATATTTTTTTAACTGATAAAGAAAAGCTAAACAACAAACAAATTCAAATAATCGGGACCACATATTATCTGGAGAGATTTGTTCCCTCTTTAAACAAAGGAGAGGGAGCCTACCTCTGGGCAATGGCTTCACCGCTCTTTGACAGTGAAGGAAACCTTGTCGGGGCCATCCAGTCTATTCGTGACATCACTCACCGTAAACGGTATGAAGACGCGATTGCCGCCGAAAAAGAAAAGCTGGCGGTGACCTTGCGCAGCATTGGTGACGGCGTGATAACCACCGACACAAATCATAACATCGAATTAGTTAATAAAGCGGCCGAAGATATTACCGGTTGGACGCAGGAAGAGGCTTCCGGCAGACCTCTTGATAAAGTATTCCATCTTGCCGAAGAAAAGTCCGGACAGGTTTATTCCAAACCTTTAGAAGAAATACTCAAAAATCCTAATAACACTGATATCACCAGTCATATCATCCTAATGGCCAAAGACGGCGCGAGAAAAATTATTACTTTGAATGTTTCCCGGATCAAAGACAAGGATGATATTGGCAATGTTTTAGTTTTCAGAGATATTACCGAACGCAAACGTTTGGAAGCGCAACTGGCGTTGTCGCAAAAGATGGAATCCATCGGACAGTTGGCGGCGGGGATTGCCCATGAAATAAATACACCGATGCAATATGTCGGCGACAACACAAGGTTTCTACAGGATGCCTTTCAAGATTTCCATGATGTTTTGAAATCTTATCGTGAACTAATTCAAGCCGCCGAGGAAGAAGGTGTATCCAAAGAGCTATCAGCCAAAGTAAGGCAGAAAGAGAAAGATATTGATATTGATTATCTTATCGGAGAGATTCCCCAGGCTATTGCGCAATCCCTCGACGGGATTAAAAGAGTAAGCCAAATCGTATTAGCTATGAAAGAATTTTCGCACCCCGGGAAGAAAGAAAAAACATTATCCGATATAAACCGGGCGATTGCAAGCACTGTCATTATATCAAGGAATGAATGGAAATACGTATCGGATCTGGAAACCATTCTTGAACCCAACTTGCCTCTCGTTAAATGCGTCATTGACGAAATTAACCAGGTGATATTAAATATGATTATTAACGCGGCGCATTCCATAAAGGAAGTTGTAGAAAAAAACTCCGCCCCGAAAGGGAAAATTACCATAATAACAAGAAATGCCGGCACACACGTACAAATTCTCATCAGCGACACGGGGGCGGGCATTCCGCCATCAATTATTCAAAAGATATATGAACCGTTTTTTACGACCAAAGAAGTAGGCAAAGGAACAGGACAAGGTTTGGCTATCGCCCACGATATTATTATCAATAAGCACAAAGGAAATTTAAATGTAGAATCAGAATTGGGAAAGGGAACTACCTTTACCATCAGTTTGCCGTTAACAGAAACAGACTCAAATAATTAA
- a CDS encoding diguanylate cyclase has product MDNPLQIFIEETLTRITKIRQAISTLKEEPHNKTCQNILHIFFHTVYGTGAAVGFGEIIEAAKSLEDRIATNLETGQAADINLLKECEDTVDIIEERANLLKTVEDIISPDEQEQKLPEVPRKEVLIVDDDTAIRQFIKQELSKKNLGIVDAGDASEAKKILEHYRPDLIILDIVMPGTNGLELFKELRTDHRYKWTPIFFLTSKSSPMEIVEGIKLGADDYIIKPFNTEDLVARIEAKISRMEELHGLAVRDPLTGTFSRGYFMERLTEEVERFSRHKKSFCVAICDLDFFKKVNDEHGHQVGDFVLQQFASFLYSKFRRTDTIGRYGGEEFVALLPDTDALTAYKILERLRSAWEKMPIIEPYQNKNIQITFSSGIGEFDKDGKTEQEIIKAADAALYLAKETGRNKVVLAGQSGKGVHSPLTKILVVDDSAVIRNILLKELEEDYMVFMAKDGEDALEQLQRIRPHLAIIDLIMPIIGGLELIKKIRENPNNSHIKIIAFNDESVQTETRTFGYLSKDEIIALKNMYPNFQLKELYLSNFSINDYHDFFEWDEDNTLRSFYAEKCFFDGNSDFSDTKYGMDGFSLASCFFGNGKVDFQKTIFMSDTVHFNNITFGTGEKDFTSSCFYSKNVNFFGTQFGDGKVLFRGSNLNNSYLNFSAALFGKGDIEFDFSVFGAEGVDFSGVNFGDGEVSFRNANFRNIWLRKIQHE; this is encoded by the coding sequence ATGGATAATCCCCTGCAGATTTTTATCGAGGAAACGTTAACCAGGATTACCAAAATACGTCAGGCCATAAGTACCTTAAAAGAAGAGCCACATAATAAAACATGCCAGAACATCCTACATATATTCTTCCACACTGTTTATGGCACCGGCGCTGCTGTCGGCTTTGGGGAAATAATCGAAGCCGCGAAAAGCCTGGAAGACAGAATTGCCACCAATCTTGAAACTGGGCAGGCGGCAGACATAAACCTTTTAAAGGAGTGTGAAGATACTGTAGACATCATCGAAGAGAGGGCAAACCTTCTAAAAACAGTCGAAGACATAATATCGCCCGATGAGCAAGAGCAAAAACTCCCAGAGGTGCCGCGCAAGGAAGTGCTTATCGTAGACGATGATACCGCCATAAGACAATTTATAAAACAAGAGTTATCAAAAAAGAATTTAGGAATTGTTGATGCTGGTGATGCTTCTGAAGCCAAAAAAATTCTTGAACACTACAGGCCGGATTTAATTATTCTTGACATCGTAATGCCCGGAACAAATGGCCTGGAGCTTTTTAAAGAACTGCGAACAGATCATCGCTATAAGTGGACGCCAATCTTTTTTCTTACCAGCAAATCCAGTCCCATGGAAATAGTTGAGGGTATTAAATTAGGGGCTGACGATTACATAATAAAGCCATTCAACACGGAAGATTTAGTTGCCCGCATCGAAGCTAAGATCAGCCGCATGGAGGAACTGCACGGCCTGGCAGTCCGCGATCCGCTTACCGGAACTTTTTCCCGTGGTTACTTTATGGAAAGACTTACTGAAGAAGTTGAACGCTTTTCCCGCCATAAAAAAAGCTTTTGCGTTGCCATATGCGACCTTGATTTCTTTAAGAAAGTTAACGACGAACACGGTCATCAGGTTGGCGATTTCGTCCTGCAGCAGTTTGCCTCCTTTCTATACAGCAAGTTTCGAAGAACCGATACGATTGGGAGATACGGCGGCGAGGAATTCGTTGCCCTTCTTCCGGATACTGATGCGTTAACCGCCTATAAAATATTGGAACGATTGCGTTCCGCATGGGAAAAAATGCCCATAATCGAACCCTATCAAAATAAAAACATCCAGATAACCTTTAGCTCTGGAATAGGAGAGTTTGACAAAGACGGTAAAACTGAACAGGAAATAATTAAAGCCGCTGATGCTGCCCTTTACCTGGCTAAAGAAACTGGCAGAAACAAAGTTGTTCTGGCGGGTCAATCAGGTAAAGGTGTTCATTCCCCCCTAACCAAAATTCTAGTAGTCGATGACAGTGCTGTAATCAGAAACATCTTGTTGAAAGAGTTAGAAGAGGACTATATGGTGTTCATGGCAAAAGATGGAGAAGATGCACTGGAGCAATTGCAAAGGATAAGGCCCCACTTGGCTATTATCGATTTAATAATGCCAATAATAGGTGGTCTGGAACTGATAAAAAAAATTAGAGAAAACCCAAATAATTCACATATAAAGATCATAGCGTTTAATGATGAAAGCGTACAGACAGAAACGAGGACGTTTGGATATTTAAGTAAAGATGAGATCATAGCCTTAAAAAATATGTATCCAAATTTCCAGCTTAAAGAATTGTATCTTTCGAATTTTTCGATCAATGATTACCATGATTTTTTTGAATGGGATGAGGATAATACCTTGCGTAGTTTCTATGCGGAGAAGTGTTTTTTTGACGGGAATTCTGATTTTAGCGATACTAAGTATGGCATGGATGGTTTTAGTCTGGCATCTTGTTTTTTTGGAAATGGGAAAGTTGACTTTCAAAAAACGATATTCATGTCAGACACGGTGCATTTTAACAATATTACTTTTGGAACAGGAGAAAAAGATTTTACTTCCTCATGTTTTTATAGTAAAAACGTCAATTTCTTTGGTACGCAATTTGGCGACGGTAAAGTACTTTTTAGGGGCAGTAATTTAAATAATTCGTACCTGAATTTTAGCGCCGCACTTTTCGGCAAAGGTGATATTGAATTTGATTTTTCGGTCTTCGGCGCAGAGGGTGTAGATTTTAGTGGAGTTAATTTTGGTGATGGAGAAGTATCCTTTCGGAATGCTAATTTCCGTAACATTTGGTTGCGGAAAATTCAACATGAATAA
- a CDS encoding alpha/beta-type small acid-soluble spore protein, whose product MAQGQKTNQILIRGAGRAMEDFKWETARELGIQIPDSGYMGDLPSRMNGAIGGNMVKKMIAAYENSLAAGTVPPTPQVTNANLTL is encoded by the coding sequence ATGGCACAAGGACAAAAGACAAATCAAATCCTGATTCGTGGAGCCGGCCGGGCGATGGAAGATTTTAAATGGGAAACTGCCCGTGAACTCGGTATCCAGATTCCTGACAGCGGTTATATGGGCGACCTGCCTTCCAGGATGAACGGAGCTATCGGCGGCAACATGGTCAAAAAGATGATCGCCGCTTATGAAAACAGCTTGGCAGCGGGCACTGTTCCGCCTACTCCCCAGGTGACTAACGCTAACCTGACACTCTAA